In Plasmodium brasilianum strain Bolivian I chromosome 12, whole genome shotgun sequence, the genomic window aatgttttcttttcattttcgaCCTGTGCTCTTCTTTCTTTAGTTATTTCTGGATCTTCATTTTCATCCCCTTCCTTACCCAAATGTTCATTCATTTggttattttcttcttttacaGCTTTTTCTATAGCTACAACGATATTATTAACAAGTtctttgttaaaaaatattctatatttttctgcCAATTCACGCATTACTTTTAACTTAACTATGGTTATTTTATCTAGAAATTTTGAAACGTCAAAAATAAGATTATTTAGGAAGAGTAATTCTTTGAAGGCATCTTGTTCTTCCTTTGtttttaatgttttcatGATTGAATTAagtttatttgtattttcattaaattcctcaattttaaattttattaaatccgGATTTTGAGCTCTAAACTcctctaattttttttctaattctttAATTCTATCCGCTGCATAACCATCTAAATCataaaatttctttctttcatgttttttgttttttataataattttatcacTAAGAGGTTTTCCATTTCTACTATTAATAAACTGCGTTATAAATTCATCCTTCGTTAATTTGTGAATACTAAATCCTATGTCCCTTTTATTTGACCATTTAGAATACCTATTCACATTACATCCCTTTGGTTTTAGTCCTCTGTGAATTGTCTTTAAAACATAACAAGTAACAGGATATAATGTTCCAATTACCTTACCAAAATATCCTCTACCCATATTACAGTTATCAAACAATACTCTGGATGAAGAACcattaacaaataaatctATATTTCCAAATTTAATATGCTCCATTAAATGATCATGTGCACTGAAATATGCATCTACATTATAATTGAAAAGGAAATCCCTTAAAATGTCATGAAATGAATGTTCCtcatatgaataattatCAGCTCTTCTTCCGCTAGAAATTAATGGATGATGCCCGAATACAAAAATCCAATCACTGTTTTGTGCACTTTCATATAATGTTTTACTTAACCAATTAAATTGCTCACGGAATGATCGataatttcttataattGGGAATCCGACCATTAGGGACCATGtatcaataaatataaaagatgccctaaatttttcttgatcaataatttcattatccATACCTCTTTTACTATAACTAAAATCATAATTAACACAATAATAGTTATTAGGCATAAAATATCCTGGTATTCTCTTTGAATAATGTTCTTGTATTTGTTCACtaggaaaattaaaataatcttTTTCACCTAATATTGAATAAAAAGGAATGGATTCAGTATAATCCTCCTCTTGTTCTTTCTCATCATCATCAAATTGATATAATTCTTTACGATTATTGTCATAATAACTTAGATCATCATCAGCATTGGAATTTTCTgaatcctttttatttttttttgtttttccataCAAACGAACAtcctttatttcttttatcttttcattGTAAAAATCatctatattttgtttagtAATTGGATTTTTTCCTAACATCGTGTTAATTTCCTTTTcactcctttttttaaaaacaaagaattccttcattaaattataccattgaaaattttcaatataatttattgcACCTTCATTTGGTACATTATCCCCTAAATTTATAACAAAGTCAgcattattttctaaatgcCATTTTTTCATAGTATCAACCGTACTTTTCAATTCATTATATCCCATAAAATTTAACATATTCTGAACATCAAATTCTTTCGCATCCTCAAATCCTTGACCAATATCCCCTAACATCATAAAATTCATACTATTTGTACCAGTTCTTTCAATGTTAAAAGTGAAATTTCTATTTTGGATCCATACAGATTTTAATTTACAGTATGCAGTTAAACAATTTGGTGGAGTAAACATCTCATcttcattcattttatattctccatatattatccttttttgtttcttttctACCTTTTCGATTAGAccaaattcattttttttttttttattaagtcCAAAATATTCTTTAACTAATTTAATTTGTAGATATAATTCATCAAAAATATCatacgaaaaaaatattcctatAATATTGGTATATCTAACAAGATGGTCAAATGTAGTTATACCTAATTTTCTTAAACCATCGTGTAATTTTGCAACAACTTTATTATCTTTGTTTGATGTTATGGCATTTATTAGTGAGATTACATTAAATGAGACTCCACTTAAGAaaaattcctttttcattttatagcTTGTTCCTGGTAGTAAATTTCTAACCGCATTATCATTACCTGTACcaacattttcattttcagaAGCATGACAAATTTGTTTGTCATAAAATTCCTCAAATCCATCTTCACTTGAATTATCAGGCAATATATTATCCTTTGATGAGCTCGaaccttcttttttttttttgttcttatcTTCAAAGTGTAAAAGTTTCATCTGTTCTTCTGACTCCTGGTCTGTTTCTTCCACCTCATTATCTTCTGCATGCATGCTTATGTAAGTAGGAGAAGCAGATTTTTCTTGATTATTTGGATTCTGTGCATTTGAactattttcatcatttcttGATGGAGGAAATACCAAATTACGGCATTTAAAATTATGGTCCTCTtctattttatgtaaataggTTTTACCTTTATTATGATAAAGTTTTTTTggtacataatattttcttttattattaatgctATAAAAACGGTAACCATCATTTTTccaattttgcaaaaaaatatcatatattgttttttttttgttcaaaattttttctttttctttatccttATAATCCACCTCAtagtacatattttttacttcaaGAATGTAATTATCTCTTTCATCTAAAAATTCTCTAAAAAATTCGTTTTCAATGGAATTCATTAATTTGTTTCTATCTTGAAAACTGTTTACAATATGATCAAAATTACTTAAAGTGTCTCTATAATGAACAAACAGTAAG contains:
- a CDS encoding serine/threonine protein phosphatase UIS2, coding for MNITKFILIFLPLILLKYVTRKDLISYDNYLLNTNIKGLLKRILLVKYGEKSANKETDIDDEKEYKEYLENKGSNEFDKVKYKYMDNVNFTILKSRKTYKHILNEFLVFLGSQYSTDEKIVVRVKLIDILSLLFVHYRDTLSNFDHIVNSFQDRNKLMNSIENEFFREFLDERDNYILEVKNMYYEVDYKDKEKEKILNKKKTIYDIFLQNWKNDGYRFYSINNKRKYYVPKKLYHNKGKTYLHKIEEDHNFKCRNLVFPPSRNDENSSNAQNPNNQEKSASPTYISMHAEDNEVEETDQESEEQMKLLHFEDKNKKKKEGSSSSKDNILPDNSSEDGFEEFYDKQICHASENENVGTGNDNAVRNLLPGTSYKMKKEFFLSGVSFNVISLINAITSNKDNKVVAKLHDGLRKLGITTFDHLVRYTNIIGIFFSYDIFDELYLQIKLVKEYFGLNKKKKNEFGLIEKVEKKQKRIIYGEYKMNEDEMFTPPNCLTAYCKLKSVWIQNRNFTFNIERTGTNSMNFMMLGDIGQGFEDAKEFDVQNMLNFMGYNELKSTVDTMKKWHLENNADFVINLGDNVPNEGAINYIENFQWYNLMKEFFVFKKRSEKEINTMLGKNPITKQNIDDFYNEKIKEIKDVRLYGKTKKNKKDSENSNADDDLSYYDNNRKELYQFDDDEKEQEEDYTESIPFYSILGEKDYFNFPSEQIQEHYSKRIPGYFMPNNYYCVNYDFSYSKRGMDNEIIDQEKFRASFIFIDTWSLMVGFPIIRNYRSFREQFNWLSKTLYESAQNSDWIFVFGHHPLISSGRRADNYSYEEHSFHDILRDFLFNYNVDAYFSAHDHLMEHIKFGNIDLFVNGSSSRVLFDNCNMGRGYFGKVIGTLYPVTCYVLKTIHRGLKPKGCNVNRYSKWSNKRDIGFSIHKLTKDEFITQFINSRNGKPLSDKIIIKNKKHERKKFYDLDGYAADRIKELEKKLEEFRAQNPDLIKFKIEEFNENTNKLNSIMKTLKTKEEQDAFKELLFLNNLIFDVSKFLDKITIVKLKVMRELAEKYRIFFNKELVNNIVVAIEKAVKEENNQMNEHLGKEGDENEDPEITKERRAQVENEKKTLELIETLGYSPEQFLDKIDYMTKKEKDMLQEKIGKNVSLEDYVNRIRMYVNKKKLSPDQLEELALMEEEKESADAQEEKEEQNENNPKQDFEQSDEENKGQNNKAMSEIPLEKDVHKNNKYLVIRESKLTEPNYVLLMLCSLKSYDESKYALNLESKKEQIKTISSANYIYTIDNHKTFFQLCIELAPDIKRIISNLGGVGLRLPFFKLINKLYDEIMKLKFGLDRIST